In the Muricauda sp. MAR_2010_75 genome, one interval contains:
- a CDS encoding GerW family sporulation protein, translating into MDLHFDELLNKVTDFIKSEAKTDTIIGEPFQLGEFKCVPVIKVGMGFGSGGGEGVEGKGKKGEGAGAGAGIGIQPIGFLVTKGDEISFLEAGKTHGLAAAFEKVPDLIERIVSERNKHEEVVS; encoded by the coding sequence ATGGATTTACATTTTGATGAATTATTGAACAAAGTGACTGATTTTATCAAGTCAGAGGCTAAGACAGACACCATTATTGGTGAACCCTTTCAGTTGGGTGAGTTTAAATGTGTGCCGGTAATTAAAGTGGGTATGGGATTTGGCTCTGGAGGAGGTGAAGGAGTTGAAGGAAAAGGTAAAAAAGGAGAAGGTGCCGGAGCCGGAGCCGGTATTGGTATTCAACCTATTGGCTTTTTGGTGACCAAAGGAGATGAGATTTCTTTCTTGGAAGCCGGAAAGACCCACGGTTTGGCCGCAGCATTTGAAAAAGTACCCGATTTGATTGAACGCATTGTTTCCGAAAGAAACAAGCATGAAGAAGTGGTTTCCTAA
- a CDS encoding shikimate kinase yields MRVVLVGYMASGKSSVGKLLASELGLDFIDLDAYIEERQQKSIKTIFSEKGEIYFRKLEHEMLSKVLDEHQNLMLSTGGGTPCYGNNMETILQKSNHSIYLQLSIPALVERIKNEKENRPLVKKLDDKDLPEFIGKHLFERRPYYAQAKHILECDGKDLETVVSEIKQKLL; encoded by the coding sequence ATGAGAGTAGTTTTGGTGGGATATATGGCAAGTGGAAAGTCGTCCGTGGGGAAGTTGTTGGCCAGTGAGTTAGGGCTGGATTTCATAGATCTTGATGCATACATTGAGGAACGACAACAAAAATCCATCAAAACCATTTTTTCTGAAAAAGGTGAGATTTATTTCAGAAAATTGGAACATGAAATGTTGTCCAAGGTTTTGGATGAACACCAAAATTTGATGCTTTCCACGGGTGGTGGAACCCCTTGCTATGGAAACAATATGGAGACCATTTTACAAAAATCCAATCATTCCATCTATTTACAATTGTCTATCCCGGCATTAGTGGAACGGATAAAAAACGAAAAAGAAAATCGACCCCTAGTAAAAAAATTAGATGATAAAGACCTCCCTGAGTTTATAGGAAAACATCTTTTTGAGCGAAGGCCATACTATGCACAAGCTAAACATATTTTGGAATGTGATGGTAAGGATTTGGAAACCGTGGTCTCCGAAATAAAACAAAAGTTACTCTAA
- a CDS encoding phosphoribosyltransferase family protein — protein sequence MMNRILTHSQIQHIVRRIAYQIYESNVDEKEIIVAGINGGGMNFAKKVATVLKNITDAEIVLCKVEMDKKNPLESGVSTSIPEEDYKGKSVVLVDDVLNSGTTLIYGVHHFLKTPIKQLKTAVLVNRNHKKFPVKADFKGISLSTSLNEHIKVEFQPKNDAVFLE from the coding sequence ATGATGAACCGCATATTGACCCACAGCCAAATTCAACACATTGTTAGGCGAATTGCCTATCAGATCTATGAAAGCAATGTTGATGAGAAAGAAATCATTGTGGCAGGAATTAATGGTGGAGGCATGAACTTTGCCAAAAAGGTGGCAACGGTCCTCAAAAACATTACCGATGCCGAGATTGTGCTCTGCAAGGTGGAAATGGATAAGAAAAACCCCTTGGAAAGCGGGGTAAGCACCTCCATCCCCGAGGAGGACTACAAGGGCAAATCCGTTGTATTGGTAGATGATGTGCTCAACTCTGGCACCACATTGATTTATGGGGTACACCACTTTTTAAAAACACCCATAAAACAATTAAAAACGGCGGTATTGGTGAACAGAAACCACAAAAAATTCCCTGTCAAGGCCGATTTTAAAGGTATTTCATTGTCCACGTCGCTCAATGAGCATATAAAAGTAGAATTCCAGCCCAAAAACGATGCGGTCTTTTTAGAGTAA
- a CDS encoding RNA-binding S4 domain-containing protein, with protein MRIDKYLWCIRYYKTRNVASTAVKKGQVKVNGSVVKPSREVYPMDKVVLRKNQIDYELTVLDIPESRVGAKLVDIYRKDTTPKEAFEHDELLKFAKTHYRKKGLGRPTKKDRRDIDDYLDESE; from the coding sequence ATGCGGATAGACAAGTACCTTTGGTGTATTAGATATTACAAAACCCGAAACGTTGCCTCAACCGCTGTTAAAAAAGGACAGGTTAAGGTTAATGGGAGTGTTGTAAAACCTTCTAGGGAGGTTTATCCTATGGATAAAGTGGTACTTCGGAAAAACCAAATCGATTATGAATTAACGGTCTTGGACATTCCAGAAAGCCGTGTCGGGGCCAAACTGGTAGATATTTATAGAAAGGATACCACCCCTAAAGAGGCTTTTGAGCATGATGAATTGTTGAAGTTTGCCAAAACCCACTACAGAAAGAAAGGACTGGGGCGACCTACAAAAAAAGACCGGCGGGACATTGATGATTATTTGGACGAATCTGAATGA
- a CDS encoding FKBP-type peptidyl-prolyl cis-trans isomerase produces MRYGIFVSLFLTLIFLSCNNDDDGGVERVPPRALSEVVTENDNDIQEFLQTHFYNYEEFQSPPANFDYKIKIDTIAGDNAGKTPLSDMVRSTTVKISSNQLSLDTDEDEVPHKLYYLSARPTFEELDEMGENPAVGAYPTVADSVYVRYEGKLLDGTTFDGAFFNPIWFDLARLQDFSQGARGFSEGIPFLKTGGAPIDNGDGTVSVEEYGVGMIIFPSALGYYNNASIAQIPIYSPLLFTIDLFTMNQTDHDNDGIPSINEDANGNGYLYDDNTDSAEEDRLRTVRRANFLDGDDDGDGVSTRSEITNDKGEIIFPYPDSDNDGTPDYLDPDN; encoded by the coding sequence ATGAGGTACGGGATTTTTGTTTCTTTGTTTTTAACATTGATTTTTTTATCATGCAACAATGATGATGATGGGGGAGTGGAAAGAGTTCCACCAAGGGCATTGTCTGAGGTTGTGACCGAAAATGATAATGACATACAGGAGTTTTTACAGACACATTTCTATAATTATGAAGAGTTTCAATCTCCACCAGCCAATTTTGACTACAAGATCAAGATAGATACCATAGCCGGTGATAATGCTGGAAAAACCCCGCTCAGTGATATGGTCAGAAGCACTACCGTGAAAATCTCTTCCAACCAACTCAGCCTGGATACAGATGAAGACGAAGTGCCCCACAAACTTTATTACCTTTCTGCAAGACCCACTTTTGAAGAGTTGGATGAAATGGGTGAAAATCCTGCTGTAGGCGCTTATCCTACAGTTGCAGATTCAGTATATGTGCGGTACGAAGGAAAATTGTTGGATGGCACTACTTTTGACGGGGCTTTTTTCAACCCTATTTGGTTTGATTTGGCCCGATTGCAAGACTTTTCACAAGGAGCCAGAGGTTTCTCAGAAGGCATTCCTTTTTTAAAAACGGGAGGAGCACCCATAGACAATGGGGACGGAACGGTAAGTGTTGAGGAGTATGGTGTGGGGATGATCATATTTCCTTCTGCATTGGGATATTACAATAACGCTTCAATAGCTCAGATTCCGATATACAGTCCATTATTGTTCACTATTGACCTTTTTACAATGAACCAGACCGATCATGATAATGATGGTATTCCATCAATCAATGAAGATGCCAATGGCAATGGTTACTTGTATGATGACAACACAGATTCTGCCGAGGAAGATAGACTCAGAACTGTTCGCCGTGCCAATTTCTTGGATGGTGATGATGATGGGGATGGCGTTTCTACCCGAAGCGAAATTACCAATGATAAAGGTGAAATTATTTTTCCTTATCCTGATTCAGATAATGATGGGACCCCTGACTATCTAGATCCAGACAATTAA
- a CDS encoding outer membrane beta-barrel protein, protein MKKTLLVAVLTLMGSAAMAQSGSGFGIKAGLNYNKNGDLIGSVGDSGQDIVEGAEGKTGYHVGFWGKLDFPKIYLRPELVYTKTKSSYDVDGDSQDYDVSKLDLPVLLGFKIVGPLHLFAGPAFQYTLKNDLENVEIEDVESDFTVGLNAGAGVNIGRLGFDIRYERGFSENEANFIGNNITDVSGRVDSRPSQVIFSLSLKL, encoded by the coding sequence ATGAAAAAAACACTTCTAGTTGCGGTGTTGACCCTAATGGGGTCCGCTGCCATGGCTCAAAGCGGTTCAGGCTTTGGGATTAAAGCAGGTTTAAATTATAACAAGAACGGAGACCTTATTGGCTCGGTTGGTGATTCGGGCCAAGACATTGTGGAAGGTGCCGAAGGAAAGACCGGATACCATGTGGGATTCTGGGGAAAATTGGATTTTCCCAAAATCTACCTGAGACCAGAATTGGTCTATACCAAGACCAAAAGTTCGTATGATGTGGATGGCGATTCCCAAGATTATGATGTTTCCAAGTTAGATCTTCCTGTCTTATTGGGCTTTAAAATAGTGGGGCCACTTCATCTTTTTGCTGGTCCAGCCTTTCAATATACCTTAAAGAATGATTTGGAAAATGTTGAAATAGAGGATGTAGAAAGTGATTTTACCGTTGGATTGAATGCTGGTGCAGGGGTCAATATTGGAAGACTCGGTTTCGATATTCGGTATGAACGTGGTTTTTCGGAGAACGAAGCAAATTTTATCGGAAACAACATTACAGATGTTTCCGGCCGGGTTGATTCCAGACCTTCACAGGTTATTTTCTCGTTGTCACTGAAACTATAA
- a CDS encoding transketolase family protein, which yields MTKYTDQGKNDTRSGYGAGMTELGRTNPNVVALCADLVGSLKIETFIEENPERFFQTGIAEANMMGMAAGLTIGGKIPFASTFANFATGRVYDQIRQSIAYSDKNVKICASHAGLTLGEDGATHQILEDIGLMKMLPGMTVINPCDYNQTKAATIAIAEHHGPVYLRFGRPKVANFTPVDQKFEIGKALMLNEGTDVTILATGHLVWQALLAAESLENQGVSAEVINIHTIKPLDDKAILDSVKKTGCVVTAEEHNYLGGLGESVARVLATHHPAPQEFVATQDTFGESGTPEQLMEKYGLNNKAIEAAVLRVLKRK from the coding sequence ATGACAAAATATACAGATCAAGGAAAAAACGATACGCGAAGCGGTTATGGTGCCGGAATGACAGAATTGGGTAGAACCAATCCAAATGTTGTGGCTCTTTGTGCCGATTTGGTGGGCTCGCTGAAGATTGAAACTTTTATTGAAGAAAATCCTGAACGCTTTTTCCAAACTGGGATAGCTGAGGCCAACATGATGGGCATGGCTGCCGGTCTTACCATAGGAGGTAAAATACCTTTTGCCTCTACCTTTGCCAACTTTGCCACAGGAAGAGTTTACGACCAAATTCGTCAGTCCATTGCCTATTCGGATAAGAATGTAAAAATCTGTGCTTCGCATGCGGGACTTACCCTTGGAGAAGATGGAGCAACCCACCAGATTTTGGAAGATATTGGTTTAATGAAAATGCTTCCTGGCATGACGGTCATCAATCCATGTGACTATAACCAGACCAAAGCAGCTACCATTGCCATTGCAGAGCACCATGGTCCGGTTTATTTACGTTTTGGTCGTCCAAAAGTGGCCAACTTCACTCCTGTTGATCAAAAGTTTGAGATTGGAAAGGCCCTTATGCTCAATGAAGGGACCGACGTAACCATTTTGGCCACAGGACATTTGGTATGGCAAGCACTTTTGGCAGCGGAAAGTTTGGAAAACCAAGGAGTTTCTGCAGAAGTTATCAATATTCACACTATTAAACCTTTGGATGACAAAGCCATCTTGGATTCTGTGAAAAAGACGGGATGTGTCGTCACTGCAGAAGAACACAACTATTTGGGTGGCCTTGGCGAAAGCGTTGCGCGCGTATTGGCAACACACCATCCTGCGCCCCAAGAGTTTGTGGCAACCCAAGATACTTTTGGTGAAAGTGGTACCCCAGAACAGTTGATGGAGAAATACGGACTGAACAATAAAGCCATAGAAGCTGCCGTTTTAAGAGTGTTGAAACGAAAATAA
- a CDS encoding transketolase codes for MPNTRELQDLVVQVRRDILRMVHNVNSGHPGGSLGCTEFFVALYNEIMDLKEGFDMDGKGEDIFFLSNGHISPVFYSVLARKGYFPIEELNTFRLINSRLQGHPTTHEGLPGVRVASGSLGQGMSVAIGAALAKKLNGDDHLVFSLHGDGELQEGQNWEAIMYAAGNKVDNLIATVDRNGQQIDGATEDVLPLGDVAEKFKAFGWDVMEIEDGNDLEQVIAGLKEAKSRTGKGKPVCIVMTTMMGNGVDFMMHTHAWHGKAPNDEQLATALAQNPETLGDY; via the coding sequence ATGCCAAATACTAGAGAATTACAGGACCTGGTCGTTCAGGTGAGAAGGGACATTTTACGAATGGTCCACAACGTAAATTCAGGACACCCTGGGGGTTCCTTGGGATGTACCGAATTTTTTGTAGCCCTATACAATGAAATTATGGATCTTAAGGAAGGATTTGATATGGATGGAAAAGGAGAGGATATCTTCTTTTTGTCCAATGGTCATATCTCACCCGTATTTTACAGTGTTCTGGCACGAAAAGGGTATTTTCCTATTGAGGAACTCAACACCTTCAGGTTGATCAACTCCCGTTTGCAAGGCCACCCAACCACCCACGAAGGTTTACCCGGGGTTCGCGTAGCTTCTGGTTCATTGGGACAAGGAATGTCCGTTGCCATTGGTGCTGCTTTGGCCAAAAAATTGAACGGTGATGACCATTTGGTGTTCAGTCTTCATGGCGATGGCGAACTACAGGAAGGTCAAAATTGGGAGGCCATCATGTACGCCGCCGGAAATAAGGTAGACAATTTAATTGCCACCGTAGACCGAAACGGTCAACAAATCGATGGGGCCACAGAAGATGTACTTCCTTTAGGTGATGTAGCTGAAAAATTCAAGGCATTTGGCTGGGATGTTATGGAAATTGAAGATGGGAATGATTTGGAACAGGTCATTGCCGGACTTAAAGAAGCCAAAAGCAGAACTGGAAAAGGAAAGCCTGTCTGCATTGTGATGACCACTATGATGGGTAATGGTGTGGATTTTATGATGCACACCCATGCATGGCACGGTAAAGCTCCGAATGATGAGCAATTGGCCACGGCATTGGCACAGAACCCAGAGACCTTAGGTGATTATTAA
- the tgt gene encoding tRNA guanosine(34) transglycosylase Tgt, whose product MKFSLLQKDIQSKARAGEITTDHGTIQTPIFMPVGTVASVKGVHQRELKDEIDPDIILGNTYHLYLRPKTGILEEAGGLHKFMGWDRNILTDSGGYQVYSLSDNRKIKEEGVKFKSHIDGSHHVFTPENVMEIQRIIGADIIMAFDECTPYPCDYNYAKRSMHLTHRWLDRCISHLEKLPFKYGYSQSFFPIVQGSTYKDLRKQSAEYIASVGAEGNAIGGLSVGEPAEEMYEMAELVCDILPEDKPRYLMGVGTPINILENIALGVDMFDCVMPTRNARNGMLFTAQGTINIKNKKWENDFSPIDEMGITFVDTEYSKAYLRHLFAANEYLGKQIATIHNLGFYLWLVRTARERILAGDFLEWKTQMVQQMDKRL is encoded by the coding sequence TTGAAGTTTAGCTTACTACAAAAGGATATCCAGAGCAAGGCCAGGGCAGGGGAAATCACCACCGACCATGGTACCATACAGACTCCGATCTTTATGCCCGTGGGCACGGTGGCTTCCGTAAAAGGTGTGCATCAACGCGAATTGAAGGATGAAATTGATCCAGACATTATTCTCGGAAATACGTACCATTTATACCTACGCCCCAAGACTGGGATTTTGGAGGAGGCAGGTGGCCTTCATAAGTTTATGGGCTGGGACCGAAATATCTTGACGGATAGCGGGGGGTATCAGGTGTATTCATTGTCCGATAACCGTAAAATAAAGGAAGAAGGGGTCAAGTTCAAGTCCCATATTGATGGATCACACCATGTGTTCACTCCGGAGAATGTGATGGAGATACAGCGGATCATTGGAGCCGATATCATTATGGCCTTTGATGAATGTACACCCTACCCCTGTGATTATAACTATGCCAAGCGCTCCATGCATTTAACCCATAGGTGGTTGGATAGATGTATTTCGCATTTGGAAAAACTTCCGTTCAAATATGGCTATTCCCAAAGCTTTTTTCCTATTGTACAAGGTTCAACCTATAAAGATTTGCGGAAACAATCCGCGGAATATATTGCTTCCGTTGGAGCTGAAGGTAATGCCATTGGTGGACTCTCCGTAGGAGAACCTGCTGAGGAAATGTATGAAATGGCCGAGTTGGTCTGCGATATTTTGCCCGAGGACAAGCCCCGTTATCTTATGGGCGTGGGTACACCTATTAATATATTGGAGAACATTGCGTTGGGTGTGGATATGTTCGATTGCGTGATGCCCACCCGAAATGCCCGAAATGGCATGTTGTTCACGGCACAGGGTACCATCAACATAAAAAACAAGAAGTGGGAGAACGATTTCTCACCCATAGATGAAATGGGAATCACTTTTGTGGATACCGAATATTCCAAAGCGTACCTGAGACATTTGTTCGCGGCCAACGAATATTTGGGCAAGCAAATTGCCACCATCCACAACCTTGGTTTTTATCTTTGGTTGGTACGAACGGCAAGAGAGCGTATTTTAGCGGGGGATTTCTTGGAATGGAAGACCCAAATGGTGCAACAAATGGATAAAAGATTGTAA
- a CDS encoding LptF/LptG family permease, producing the protein MLSILDKYILKRYLVTFMGMLLLFVPIGIMANLAEKIGKIIDNEAPLMEVIVFYGNFTLVIGNLLLPVFLFLSIIFFTSKLASNTEIVAILSSGVSYWRFLRPYLIGATLVAILIFMMGMFIVPHASIGFNEFEYKYFKKGKQDRVTDNIFNQLNENDYLYVSSFDPNRKIGYNFTYEHFDSIKKLDYKISASNIRWIDKDSIYRLTNYAKRKLQNNVEIIETQRRLDTLFTFKLEDLTPVSYVAETKNLFELNDFIEDQKRKGASNINAYILVKYKRWALPIAAFILTVIAVAVSSVKRRGGMGLNLAFGIGVAFVYIFFDKVFGTLAEQSGFSPLLAVIIPNLIFGVFAVYMLMKAKR; encoded by the coding sequence ATGCTCAGCATACTTGACAAGTATATCTTAAAACGTTATTTGGTCACCTTTATGGGGATGCTCTTGCTCTTTGTGCCCATTGGGATCATGGCCAATTTGGCCGAAAAAATCGGGAAGATCATAGACAACGAAGCTCCCTTGATGGAGGTCATTGTATTTTATGGCAATTTTACCTTGGTCATTGGCAACCTGTTGCTTCCGGTTTTTTTATTTCTGTCGATTATATTTTTCACCTCTAAACTGGCCAGTAATACAGAGATTGTGGCCATCTTGAGTTCCGGGGTTTCCTATTGGCGATTTTTACGTCCTTATTTAATAGGTGCAACTCTGGTGGCCATTCTCATTTTTATGATGGGAATGTTCATAGTGCCGCATGCCAGTATCGGTTTCAATGAGTTTGAATACAAGTATTTTAAGAAGGGGAAGCAGGATCGGGTCACGGATAATATATTCAATCAGCTGAATGAAAACGATTATTTATATGTAAGCAGTTTTGATCCCAATAGAAAGATTGGGTACAATTTTACCTATGAGCATTTTGACTCCATAAAGAAGCTGGATTATAAAATTTCGGCAAGTAATATTCGCTGGATTGACAAGGATAGCATATACCGATTGACCAATTATGCCAAACGGAAGCTCCAGAACAATGTAGAGATTATTGAGACCCAAAGAAGACTGGATACGTTGTTTACCTTTAAATTGGAAGATCTTACCCCGGTTTCCTATGTTGCCGAGACCAAGAACCTCTTTGAACTAAATGATTTCATTGAAGATCAAAAAAGAAAAGGGGCCTCCAACATCAATGCCTATATTTTGGTGAAGTACAAAAGGTGGGCCTTGCCCATAGCCGCTTTTATCCTTACCGTGATCGCAGTGGCGGTTTCCTCGGTCAAAAGAAGAGGAGGGATGGGGCTCAATCTGGCTTTTGGCATTGGAGTGGCCTTTGTATACATCTTTTTTGACAAAGTTTTTGGAACATTGGCAGAGCAATCCGGATTTTCACCATTATTGGCGGTAATCATCCCCAACCTTATTTTTGGGGTATTTGCCGTCTATATGCTAATGAAGGCCAAACGATAA
- a CDS encoding acetyl-CoA carboxylase carboxyltransferase subunit alpha, whose product MEYLEFELPIKELEDQLQKCMVIGEESDVDVTETCSQIEKKLEETRKDIYKNLTAWQRVQLSRHPNRPYTMDYIKAICGDTFLELHGDRNVKDDKAMVGGLGKIGDQSYMFIGQQKGYNTKTRQYRNFGMANPEGYRKALRLMKSAEKFGIPVVCFVDTPGAYPGIEAEERGQGEAIARNIMEMTRLKVPIIVVIIGEGASGGALGIGVGDKVLMLENTWYSVISPESCSSILWRSWEYKEQAAEALKLTAGDMKKQKLVDEIVKEPLGGAHTNREKTFETVRNKISSHYEELKKLSPKELVKTRMDKYSDMGVFNG is encoded by the coding sequence ATGGAATATTTAGAATTTGAACTTCCCATTAAAGAACTTGAAGACCAACTTCAAAAATGTATGGTAATTGGGGAAGAAAGTGATGTTGACGTCACCGAGACCTGCTCACAGATTGAGAAGAAACTCGAAGAAACCCGCAAGGACATCTATAAAAATCTCACCGCATGGCAAAGGGTGCAACTATCCAGGCACCCCAATAGGCCGTATACCATGGACTATATCAAGGCCATTTGCGGAGATACTTTTTTGGAGCTTCATGGGGATCGAAATGTGAAAGATGACAAGGCCATGGTTGGTGGCTTGGGGAAGATTGGGGACCAAAGTTATATGTTCATCGGTCAGCAGAAAGGGTACAACACCAAAACCCGCCAATACCGAAATTTTGGCATGGCCAATCCAGAAGGCTACCGCAAAGCACTGCGATTAATGAAATCTGCGGAGAAGTTCGGTATTCCTGTCGTCTGTTTTGTGGATACTCCTGGAGCCTATCCTGGGATAGAAGCTGAAGAAAGGGGACAAGGAGAGGCCATTGCCAGAAATATCATGGAAATGACCCGTTTAAAAGTACCTATCATTGTTGTGATTATCGGTGAGGGAGCTTCCGGTGGTGCGTTGGGCATTGGTGTGGGAGACAAAGTTCTGATGTTGGAAAATACATGGTATTCTGTAATTTCTCCTGAATCCTGTTCCTCCATTTTATGGAGAAGCTGGGAATATAAGGAACAAGCTGCTGAGGCCCTAAAGTTGACTGCCGGCGACATGAAGAAACAAAAGTTGGTCGATGAAATTGTGAAGGAACCCCTTGGCGGAGCACATACCAATAGGGAAAAAACTTTTGAAACGGTCAGGAACAAAATCTCGTCACATTACGAGGAGTTGAAAAAGTTATCACCAAAAGAACTCGTGAAAACCCGTATGGATAAATACTCAGATATGGGTGTTTTCAACGGATAA
- the dnaB gene encoding replicative DNA helicase — translation MDKPSPIIGHRVEKSTLISLEKGKIPPQAVDLEEVVLGAMMIDKKGVDEVIDILHPDVFYKDAHRYIYEAIFKLFESSEPVDLLTVSSQLKKDGKLEAVGGDFYLIKLTQKVASSAHIEFHARIILQKYIQRSLIKISNEIIEDAYSDSTDVFDLLDNAEAKLYEVTQGNLKRSAETAQNLVIQAKKKIEEISNKEGLSGIPSGFDKLDRLTSGWQPSDLVIVAARPGMGKTALTLSMARNIAVNSDIPVAFFSLEMSSVQLITRLISSETGLSSEKLRTGKLEKHEWEQLNVKVKALEKAPLFIDDTPSLSIFDLRAKARRLASQHKIKLIVIDYLQLMTAGGSQKGGNREQEISTISRNLKALAKELNVPVIALSQLSRAVETRGGSKRPILSDLRESGAIEQDADIVSFIYRPEYYKIDEWDDEERTPTQGQAEFIVAKHRNGGLDNIRLKFVGALGKFDNLDDFDSPFEFQSKMNADEENPFATPNLPNADEAFGSAMNSDDDDPDDSDVPF, via the coding sequence ATGGACAAACCTAGCCCAATTATTGGCCACAGAGTGGAAAAATCTACCCTTATCAGTCTCGAGAAAGGGAAAATACCGCCTCAAGCAGTTGATTTAGAGGAAGTTGTGCTAGGAGCTATGATGATTGACAAAAAAGGTGTGGATGAAGTAATCGATATCCTACATCCAGATGTCTTCTACAAAGATGCCCATAGATATATTTATGAAGCCATCTTCAAATTATTTGAATCTTCCGAACCTGTCGATTTATTAACCGTTTCCTCACAACTTAAGAAGGATGGAAAGCTAGAAGCTGTAGGAGGGGATTTTTATTTGATAAAACTCACCCAAAAAGTGGCTTCCTCAGCCCATATTGAGTTTCACGCTCGCATCATTCTTCAAAAATACATTCAGCGAAGCCTTATAAAAATATCAAACGAGATTATTGAAGATGCTTATAGCGATTCAACCGATGTGTTTGATCTTTTGGACAACGCTGAGGCAAAATTGTATGAAGTCACACAGGGTAACCTTAAGCGTTCGGCGGAAACCGCACAAAATTTGGTAATTCAGGCCAAGAAAAAAATTGAGGAAATTTCCAATAAGGAGGGCTTGAGCGGAATTCCATCAGGTTTTGACAAGTTGGACAGATTGACCTCTGGTTGGCAACCCAGTGATTTGGTTATTGTGGCGGCTCGTCCCGGTATGGGTAAAACGGCCCTCACGCTTTCCATGGCACGGAATATTGCGGTGAACTCAGATATTCCAGTAGCTTTCTTTTCGCTGGAGATGTCCTCCGTACAGTTGATCACCCGTTTAATTTCTTCAGAAACTGGGTTGTCCTCCGAAAAATTGCGTACAGGAAAATTGGAAAAACACGAATGGGAGCAGTTGAACGTCAAAGTAAAAGCATTGGAAAAAGCCCCACTGTTCATTGATGATACGCCTTCACTTTCCATTTTTGACCTAAGGGCCAAGGCCAGACGTTTGGCATCACAACATAAGATTAAATTGATTGTCATTGACTATTTGCAGTTAATGACAGCTGGTGGAAGTCAAAAAGGCGGAAACCGTGAGCAGGAAATTTCAACAATATCCCGAAACTTAAAGGCACTGGCCAAGGAATTGAATGTTCCCGTGATTGCACTGTCCCAGTTGTCGAGGGCTGTGGAGACTCGTGGAGGTAGCAAAAGACCAATTCTTTCTGACCTTAGGGAGTCCGGGGCCATTGAGCAGGATGCAGATATTGTATCCTTTATTTACAGGCCCGAATACTACAAAATTGATGAGTGGGATGATGAAGAGCGCACCCCAACTCAAGGTCAAGCTGAGTTCATTGTGGCCAAACACCGTAACGGTGGATTGGATAATATTAGGTTAAAATTTGTTGGTGCTCTGGGTAAATTTGATAACTTGGATGACTTTGACTCCCCATTCGAATTCCAATCGAAGATGAATGCGGACGAAGAGAATCCCTTTGCAACCCCAAATCTTCCCAATGCGGATGAGGCTTTTGGGAGCGCAATGAACAGTGATGACGATGACCCAGATGATAGCGACGTACCTTTTTAA